The window CAACAGGAACAAAACGGTAAAGAAAAACAAGTATATACTTAAGCGAATAAACCTCAGAACAAGTGAGCTCATATTTGCCTCGCATGTGGTCAATATTCAATATATTAGAGATAGAGACCCTCTTCTTCACCAGCAACAAATTCACCAGAGAACCACATCTCACTCCCATTAAATCTTGTTTTCTCCAGCATGGTACGAAATAATAGCAACAGCACCTAACCAATTCTAGCAGATTATAGTCAATCAGTTAACACGCAGGAATTAACAGAATGACATCACTCTATGGAGAATCAGTGCTCTTCCTATTCAGCCCTGAGGGAGTCCTCTCTCTTATCATCTTCCTGTTTTTTAGCTGTCGCACTCGTCCATCTGCCAGTCACAACACATTGTGCATACTCGCTTTCTGCTGGCTTACAGGCAGTGCTATCGCGCTTTTTTCTCCTGTCGAACTGCTCCCTCCCCTTGACATCCTGTACCTGTTGCCTGCAATCTCCCTGCTTGTTATCGGTGCCCTGCTTGCCTTTGATGTGCAACTCTCTGTTCTGTCCATTACGTTTTTTGCTTTCAACTTCGG of the Desulfosediminicola ganghwensis genome contains:
- a CDS encoding HupE/UreJ family protein codes for the protein MTSLYGESVLFLFSPEGVLSLIIFLFFSCRTRPSASHNTLCILAFCWLTGSAIALFSPVELLPPLDILYLLPAISLLVIGALLAFDVQLSVLSITFFAFNFGFLHGFSHGLILGNNFTQLRVFELLAVPTAIYGAGALINRLMRHVASPIFQITFRIFGGWTATTGILMGCIVMYG